A stretch of the Zeugodacus cucurbitae isolate PBARC_wt_2022May chromosome 6, idZeuCucr1.2, whole genome shotgun sequence genome encodes the following:
- the LOC105209900 gene encoding lipopolysaccharide-induced tumor necrosis factor-alpha factor homolog: MDDKSSAPSRVYPSSPLEQTVSPNEQQQSLLPPAPPSYAQATGAAPTEPNASHVVVITPGAPIIYGPEPVDIQCPYCHNYTRTRLRFRPTSRTHLIALLLCLFQLYCFVCLPYCIGSCMNTAHYCGMCDRYLGTFVRE, from the exons atggatgACAAGTCATCAGCACCGTCGCGCGTCTACCCATCATCACCACTCGAGCAAACGGTGTCGCCCAACGAGCAGCAGCAATCGCTATTGCCACCCGCACCGCCAAGCTATGCGCAAGCAACAGGTGCCGCACCCACAGAGCCGAACGCATCgcatgttgttgtaattacGC CGGGTGCGCCGATTATATATGGACCAGAGCCGGTGGATATACAGTGTCCCTACTGCCACAATTACACACGCACACGTTTACGCTTTAGACCCACATCCCGTACACATCTGATCGCATTACTGCTGTGTCTCTTTCA ACTTTATTGCTTCGTATGCCTACCCTATTGCATTGGCAGTTGCATGAACACGGCGCATTATTGTGGCATGTGTGACCGTTACCTGGGTACTTTTGTGCGGGAATAA
- the LOC105209901 gene encoding cell death-inducing p53-target protein 1, giving the protein MEKSGPPGNYPRMPAEMQEATHSGYIEQPTAAPPSYDQAMHTAPQYPPVQVLPTPSSTSDAANLTPTQQQQQQQPQQRKTTTNAAAAGTQHTYGGSTQYGATGMGRAGAGGGIPPPHHAYMSAATQPMVQQPVVIIQQQAILPLGPEPTYVTCPGCHVTKVTRIGYEPNGRTHLMAAILCIVGLWCCVCLPYCAESCMSANHYCGNCNKFLGTYNGGGF; this is encoded by the exons ATGGAGAAATCGGGTCCACCCGGCAACTATCCGCGTATGCCCGCCGAGATGCAGGAGGCTACACACAGCGGTTACATCGAGCAGCCAACGGCGGCACCGCCATCCTACGATCAGGCCATGCATACAGCACCACAGTATCCGCCAGTGCAAGTGTTGCCCACACCGAGTAGCACTTCCGACGCCGCCAACCTTACGCCcacacagcagcaacagcaacaacaaccgcaacaacgtaagacaacaacaaacgctGCTGCGGCTGGCACACAACACACCTATGGCGGCAGCACACAGTACGGCGCCACGGGCATGGGCCGCGCTGGCGCGGGTGGTGGCATACCGCCACCACATCACGCTTATATGTCGGCCGCTACACAGCCGATGGTACAACAACCTGTTGTAATCATACAAC aacaAGCAATTTTGCCATTGGGACCGGAACCAACATATGTCACTTGTCCAGGCTGTCACGTTACGAAGGTGACACGCATCGGCTACGAACCGAATGGCAGAACACATTTAATGGCGGCGATACTGTGTATTGTTGG CTTATGGTGTTGTGTCTGTTTGCCCTACTGTGCGGAGAGTTGCATGAGCGCCAACCATTACTGTGgtaattgcaataaatttctGGGCACCTACAATGGCGGCGGATTCTGA
- the LOC105209902 gene encoding lipopolysaccharide-induced tumor necrosis factor-alpha factor homolog, protein MSPPLGPLPCNLSCPNCSKQVTSRMEYSSSTKTHIIALLLAGMLCLPCACAVYCTNCARNVEHYCPSCNAFLGVYDR, encoded by the exons ATGTCCCCGCCACTCGGTCCACTACCGTGTAATTTAAGCTGTCCGAATTGCTCGAAACAGGTGACATCGCGTATGGAGTACAGTTCATCGACCAAGACACATATTATTGCATTACTACTCGCTGGAATGCT TTGCCTGCCCTGCGCCTGCGCTGTATACTGCACGAATTGCGCACGTAATGTGGAGCACTACTGTCCATCTTGCAATGCCTTTCTGGGTGTATACGATCGTTGA
- the LOC105209903 gene encoding lipopolysaccharide-induced tumor necrosis factor-alpha factor homolog, whose product MSTPVGPEPSNVICTACNKQVTTSVTYVSSTKTHLIALLLCVLGCCPCACCLYCTKCCRNVEHRCPSCNTFLGIYER is encoded by the exons ATGTCGACTCCTGTCGGGCCAGAACCATCCAACGTAATTTGTACAGCTTGTAATAAGCAAGTAACCACAAGTGTGACCTATGTATCATCGACGAAAACCCATTTGATCGCTTTGCTTCTATGTGTTTTGGG ATGTTGCCCGTGCGCTTGCTGCCTCTATTGCACGAAATGTTGTCGTAATGTCGAACATCGTTGCCCTTCGTGTAACACTTTCTTGGGAATTTATGAACGTTGA
- the LOC105209907 gene encoding lipopolysaccharide-induced tumor necrosis factor-alpha factor homolog isoform X4, with protein MSDFSKNPPAYAQPGYTPAQTYQPPPTTETVIIQTTNPPFVAVSNEPTRLTCPSCHAQVLTNVTHQATSRTHCWALVLCLLFCWPCVCVPYCMDSCQNANHYCPNCNAYIGTYAN; from the exons ATGTCAGATTTCAGCAAGAATCCTCCGGCATATGCACAACCTGGCTATACGCCTGCGCAAACATATCAACCGCCACCAACCACCGAAACAGTGATCATACAAACAACGAATCCACCATTCGTGGCCGTTAGCAATGAGCCGACACGCCTCACTTGTCCTTCCTGCCACGCCCAAGTGTTGACCAACGTTACCCATCAGGCGACGAGCCGTACACATTGCTGGGCTTTGGTGCTGTGCCTCTTATT TTGCTGGCCTTGCGTGTGTGTACCCTACTGCATGGACTCCTGCCAGAATGCGAATCACTATTGTCCCAATTGCAATGCATACATTGGCACATACGCAAACTAA